From Verrucomicrobiota bacterium:
GGTTGCCCTGGCCCATCACGCGGACGATCAAGTGGAGTTGTTTTTCCTTCGTCTGCTGCGCGGCGCAGGCGGTGAAGGCCTCGCGGGCATGGACTGGATCAGCCCCTCGCCGAGCGACCCGAGGATTCACCTCGTGCGGCCGTTTCTCAATGTTCGCAAAGAGGAATTGCGCGCCTTCGCCCAAGAGCAAGACATCGCGCACCGAGAAGATGCGACGAATGCGGCTCTGGAACACCAGCGGAATCGCATTCGCCACGAACTGCTCCCCTTGCTTCGGGTGAAGTACCAGCCGGCGCTGGCTAAAATCGTCCCGCGTGTCATGGAGATCATTCGTGAGGAGTCGGATTTCGTCACTCGATCCGCGCTGGCATGGTTGGCCGAGAATGGACCGGTCGCTTTGGCGGAACTTTCCCATGAACGGTCTCTTCGGACCGTGGCCTTTAGGCCGCTTCAACGCTCACCAGCGGAGCGCGCGCGGAAGCAGCCTGAAGACTGCGGTCCTCCAGGGCTTCGGTTCATGGGTGATCTCCGACGAGGAGACGCTGTTGCCGGTGGATTTGAACTGCTTCCGGTCGCGGTCCAGCGCCGGATCATGCATTTGGAATTGGCTCGCCTGGGCGTCGCGCCGGAATTTGAGTTGATCGAACGGCTGCGAGGTTCCGTGGGGGAGATTATCTCTGTGAATTCGATCCTGGCGATTTGGAGGGACGGACAGGGCCGGCTCCAATTTCGGCGTCCGACCCAGTTTCATTTCGACTCGAACACGATCTGGCTGAATGTGGCCGAGAAGCGTGGGCATGCGGATTTCGATGGTCTGAAGGTTGCGTGGCAGATCGAGCCTTGGAAACACGGAACAGATTGGCGCCAGAAGCTGAGAGGGCAAGCCGAGCAGTTCGACGCACGGAAGGTGGGATCGCCAATCATCCTGCGACACTGGCGGCCTGGAGACCGATTTCAGCCGATCGGCCTGCCTGCGTCCGTGAAAGTGCAGGATTTGCTGACCAACGCGAAAATTCCCCGGTCGCGCCGCCACCGCTTGGTGCTGGCGACTACACCAAGAAGGGAAATCTTTTGGATCGAGGATTTCAGGATTTCCGAGCGCTTCAAGGTCACGCGGCATACGACGTCTTGCCTGCGATGGGCGTGGCAACGGGCGCGAGCGTGATCCCTATGCACGTTGTCGGGAAACCATGGATTACGTGGCCAGCGAAGCCGGAGCCAAAATAACCGCGGATCTCACGGATTACGCGGCTAGGAGGCGGTTGTTGATCTGTGTGATCCGTGTCATCCGTGGTTGTTATCCTTTGTGTAGCGGACTGATTCACGGCCCAAATCCGGGCCCAAACAGCGGTTGCGTCGCCTATGCCACCATGATAGCTTGGCCCGGATTGGGAAAAGCAAATGGCTGACGAAAACAAACACTCCGGCAACGGAAAAAAAGAAAAGAACGGCGAGATCCGAGTGCCGCCCCGCAATTGGCTGCTCTGGATTTTGATCCTGGGCGCGATCCCTTTGCTGATGCTGCTTCAGAACAGCAAGAAAGCGAATGTCCAGGTGATCAAGCGTTCTCAACTGATTGCTCTGCTCACAAACGATCTGATTGTCTCCGGCGCGATTCATTACAGCCCGCAGGCGTCGCTTCTGAGCGAGATTGAAGGCAAGGCCTACAAGACTGACTTGGAGGGGAAAAAGATCGAAGGAGAGTTTGCCAATTTCCGGATCAAAACGCGCCTGGACGATGATCTGGAGAAGGCGCTGCTGAATTCCGGCAAATTCGAGACTTACGAAGCCAGCGCGCTTTTGTTGAATTTGTTTGTCACGATTCTCCCGATTCTTTTCGTGGCGTTCTTGATTTACTTTTTCTTCATCCGCCAGATCAAAATGGCCGGCAAAGGCGCGCTCAGCTTCGGCAAGAGCAAGGCGCGGCTCCTGAGCAAAGAGAAAAACCGGACGACGTTCAAGGACGTCGCGGGCGTCGAGGAAGCGAAAGAAGAGGTCTCCGAACTCGTTGAGTTTCTCAAAGACCCCAAGAAATTTCAAAAACTGGGCGGGCGCATTCCCAAAGGCATCTTGATGATCGGTGCGCCCGGCACGGGCAAAACGCTCCTGGCCAAGGCCATCGCCGGGGAAGCGGACGCCGCGTTCTTCAGCATCAGCGGCTCGGACTTTGTGGAAATGTTCGTCGGCGTCGGCGCCAGCCGCGTGCGCGATATGTTCGAGCAAGCGCGCAAGAACACGCCTTGCCTGATCTTCATCGACGAAATTGACGCGGTTGGGCGGAGCCGTGGCCACGGTTTGGGCGGCGGAAACGACGAGCGCGAGCAAACTTTGAATGCGTTGCTGGTGGAGATGGATGGGTTCGACACGCAGGAAGGCATTATCATCATCGCGGCGACGAATCGGCCCGACGTGCTCGATCCCGCGTTGCTCCGGCCCGGACGCTTTGATCGGCAAATCACCGTGAATCTGCCTGATGTGCGTGGCCGGGAAGCGATTCTCAAGGTTCACGCGAAGAACGTTAAGCTGGACCCGACCGTGAACCTCGCTGTCATTGCGCGCGGCACGCCTGGCTATTCTGGAGCCGAGTTGGCCAACTTGCTCAACGAAGCGGCGCTTCTGGCGGCGCGCACGAGCAAAAAAGCCGTCGGAATGGCGGAGTTGGAAGAAGCGCGCGACAAAGTGCGTTGGGGCCGTGAGCGCCGCAGTCTGGCCATGACGGACGAGGAAAAGAAGTTCACCGCCTGGCACGAGGGGGGCCATGCGCTCGTGAACGTCGTGCTCGAGCACACGCATCCCCTGCACAAGGTGACCATCATCCCCCGCGGACAAGCGCTCGGCTCAACGATGTCGCTTCCCAAGCAGGATATTTTGAACCGCCGCCGCAAGGAAATGCTCGCCATGATTTCGGTGACGATGGCCGGACGCATTGCCGAGGAAATCGTGTCCGGGGACATCTCGACTGGCGCCGCCGGCGACATTCAGCAAGCGACGCAAATGGCCCGGGCGATGGTTTGCCATTTCGGCATGAGCGAGAAACTCGGCATGGTCCAGTACGGCGACAACAACGAATACGTCTTCCTCGGCCGCGAGATGATTCGAAGCAAGGATTACAGCGAACGCATCGCGGAAGAGATCGACGCCGAGGTCAAGCGCATCATCGACGAATGCTATCGCATCGCCGAAGACATCATTGACATCCACCGGAAGAAGTTGGAGT
This genomic window contains:
- the hflB gene encoding ATP-dependent zinc metalloprotease FtsH, translating into MADENKHSGNGKKEKNGEIRVPPRNWLLWILILGAIPLLMLLQNSKKANVQVIKRSQLIALLTNDLIVSGAIHYSPQASLLSEIEGKAYKTDLEGKKIEGEFANFRIKTRLDDDLEKALLNSGKFETYEASALLLNLFVTILPILFVAFLIYFFFIRQIKMAGKGALSFGKSKARLLSKEKNRTTFKDVAGVEEAKEEVSELVEFLKDPKKFQKLGGRIPKGILMIGAPGTGKTLLAKAIAGEADAAFFSISGSDFVEMFVGVGASRVRDMFEQARKNTPCLIFIDEIDAVGRSRGHGLGGGNDEREQTLNALLVEMDGFDTQEGIIIIAATNRPDVLDPALLRPGRFDRQITVNLPDVRGREAILKVHAKNVKLDPTVNLAVIARGTPGYSGAELANLLNEAALLAARTSKKAVGMAELEEARDKVRWGRERRSLAMTDEEKKFTAWHEGGHALVNVVLEHTHPLHKVTIIPRGQALGSTMSLPKQDILNRRRKEMLAMISVTMAGRIAEEIVSGDISTGAAGDIQQATQMARAMVCHFGMSEKLGMVQYGDNNEYVFLGREMIRSKDYSERIAEEIDAEVKRIIDECYRIAEDIIDIHRKKLELIAQSLLEYETLDGSQVEEIVKTGKLTPPAPTPKTDPPSGALAATPLPEVPRPAPPHLPGLGSPAPAAA
- the tilS gene encoding tRNA lysidine(34) synthetase TilS; amino-acid sequence: MSDLPIAINETVRRLKLFEPRQSILVAVSGGIDSMALLYVLNRLAPEHAWRLVVAHFNHRLRGRASDADEAFVRKSAKALGLAFASSGADVKRFARRHKLSVEMAARKLRHDFFARTCSRFGIRTVALAHHADDQVELFFLRLLRGAGGEGLAGMDWISPSPSDPRIHLVRPFLNVRKEELRAFAQEQDIAHREDATNAALEHQRNRIRHELLPLLRVKYQPALAKIVPRVMEIIREESDFVTRSALAWLAENGPVALAELSHERSLRTVAFRPLQRSPAERARKQPEDCGPPGLRFMGDLRRGDAVAGGFELLPVAVQRRIMHLELARLGVAPEFELIERLRGSVGEIISVNSILAIWRDGQGRLQFRRPTQFHFDSNTIWLNVAEKRGHADFDGLKVAWQIEPWKHGTDWRQKLRGQAEQFDARKVGSPIILRHWRPGDRFQPIGLPASVKVQDLLTNAKIPRSRRHRLVLATTPRREIFWIEDFRISERFKVTRHTTSCLRWAWQRARA